A section of the Armatimonadota bacterium genome encodes:
- a CDS encoding deoxyguanosinetriphosphate triphosphohydrolase, with protein sequence MTPREAIEARERGWLRPGAALAAASRGRAVPEPEDDLRTAFQRDRDRILHSKAFRRLKHKTQVFLAPEGDHYRTRLTHTLEVAQIARTVARVLRLNEDLTEAVALGHDLGHPPFGHAGEAALHEAMAPYGGFHHVEQSLRVVRQLERRRRADGTEVRGLNLTWEVLDGIGGHSKGLADLGAAEGMLPATLEGQVVRLADRIAYVHHDMDDAVRAGLMAEAEVPPAVVAVLGRARGAWLDTVVRDLVTHSAEGPIRLSDPVREALDRLKDFLTARVYLGPHAAADVRRARVVVHALFAHFLEHPEALPDRDPAEPLPRAVCDFLAGMTDRFAIRMYEQLHPGRPRPA encoded by the coding sequence ATGACCCCTCGCGAGGCCATCGAGGCGCGCGAGCGCGGCTGGCTGCGCCCCGGCGCCGCGCTGGCGGCCGCCTCCCGCGGGCGCGCGGTCCCCGAGCCGGAGGACGACCTCCGCACCGCCTTCCAGCGTGACCGCGACCGGATCCTGCACAGCAAGGCCTTCCGCCGCCTGAAGCACAAGACCCAGGTCTTCCTGGCCCCCGAGGGCGACCACTACCGTACGCGGCTGACGCATACGCTCGAGGTGGCGCAGATCGCCCGCACCGTGGCCCGGGTGCTGCGCCTCAACGAGGACCTCACCGAAGCGGTGGCGCTGGGCCACGACCTGGGCCACCCGCCTTTCGGCCACGCCGGGGAGGCGGCCCTGCACGAGGCGATGGCGCCCTACGGCGGCTTCCACCACGTCGAGCAGTCGCTGCGCGTCGTTCGCCAGCTGGAACGGCGGCGCCGCGCCGACGGCACGGAGGTGCGCGGACTCAACCTCACCTGGGAGGTGCTCGACGGCATCGGCGGGCACTCCAAGGGCCTGGCCGACCTGGGGGCGGCCGAGGGCATGCTCCCGGCCACCCTGGAAGGACAGGTCGTGCGCCTGGCCGACCGCATCGCCTACGTCCACCACGACATGGACGACGCCGTGCGGGCCGGGCTGATGGCCGAAGCCGAGGTTCCCCCTGCGGTGGTGGCGGTCCTGGGACGCGCCCGGGGCGCCTGGCTCGACACTGTGGTCCGCGACCTGGTGACCCACAGCGCCGAGGGCCCCATCCGGTTGAGCGACCCGGTGCGCGAGGCGCTGGACCGCCTGAAGGACTTCCTGACGGCGCGGGTCTACCTGGGTCCGCACGCCGCCGCGGACGTCCGCCGCGCCCGCGTCGTCGTGCACGCCCTCTTCGCGCACTTCCTGGAGCACCCTGAGGCGCTGCCTGACCGCGATCCGGCGGAGCCCCTGCCCCGGGCGGTGTGCGACTTCCTGGCCGGGATGACCGACCGCTTCGCCATCCGGATGTACGAGCAGCTCCACCCCGGCCGTCCCCGGCCCGCGTGA
- the ppdK gene encoding pyruvate, phosphate dikinase codes for MAEVKERPPQTRSRWTMLFEEGDATMRDLLGGKGAGLAEMSRIGLPVPPGFTITTEACLAYFRAGRQFPEGLLDEVREKLAVVEERTGKRFGDPRNPLLLSVRSGAKFSMPGMMDTVLNLGCTPQTVEGLARLTGDPRFAYDAYRRFLQMFGNVVLGLRHELFEHALEELKQARGVALDVELTAEDLRELVRRYRALVEAQLGRPFPEDPLEQLTMAIRAVFESWHNPRAVTYRRHHRIPDDLGTAVNVQAMVFGNLGADSGTGVAFTRNPATGEKRVYGEYLLNAQGEDVVAGLRTPKPIAELERDLPEAYRQLLDVCALLERHYRDVQDIEFTIERGRLYLLQTRAGKRTAQAAVRIAVDMVREGLISREEAVLRVDAHEFEKILHRQVDPHAPRRVLARGLAASPGAAQGAVVFDADVAAERGRRGERVILVRQETNPNDVHGMLVAQGILTGRGGMTSHAAIVARGIGTPAVVGAEALRIDEARGEFRVDGTVVREGDVITIDGNTGEILLGAVPLVDPQLGGEVEEFLRYADEFRRLGVRANADYPEDARKAREFGAEGIGLCRTEYMFTKAERQPIYLRLIMARTSEERQAALDQLLPLQREDFKGLFREMAGRPVIIRLFDPPLHEFLPPLEQLVEEITRIELTGQESAWLRDQRERLGVPAADPERLERLRALRQRVQELREVNPMLGLRGCRLGILYPEINEMQVRAILQAAIELKRDEGTDVIPEIMIPLVGHPNELRVVHQQLAAIAERLVRESGVPVRYLFGTMIELPRAALVADQIAELAEFFSYGTNDLTQTVFGFSRDDAQAKFLAAYIERGIFTEDPFQVLDRQGVGKLMELGTQLGRRTRPTLEVGICGEHGGDPASVEFCHQIGLDYVSCSPFRIPIARLAAAQAALRERVAVARDV; via the coding sequence ATGGCTGAGGTGAAGGAGCGCCCGCCCCAGACGCGGAGCCGGTGGACGATGCTCTTCGAGGAGGGCGACGCGACCATGCGCGACCTCCTCGGCGGGAAGGGGGCGGGGCTCGCCGAGATGAGCCGCATCGGCCTGCCCGTCCCGCCCGGCTTCACCATCACCACGGAGGCCTGCCTGGCCTACTTCCGGGCGGGGCGGCAGTTCCCCGAGGGCCTGCTGGACGAGGTGCGCGAGAAGCTCGCGGTGGTGGAGGAGCGCACCGGTAAGCGCTTCGGCGACCCTCGGAACCCGCTGCTGCTCTCCGTGCGCTCGGGCGCCAAGTTCAGCATGCCCGGGATGATGGACACCGTGCTCAACCTGGGCTGCACGCCTCAGACGGTGGAGGGGCTGGCACGGCTGACCGGCGACCCGCGCTTCGCCTACGACGCCTACCGCCGCTTCCTCCAGATGTTCGGCAACGTCGTGCTGGGGCTGCGCCACGAGCTCTTCGAGCACGCGCTGGAGGAGCTCAAGCAGGCACGGGGGGTGGCGCTGGACGTGGAGCTGACGGCCGAGGACCTGCGCGAGCTCGTGCGTCGCTACCGGGCGCTCGTGGAGGCGCAGCTCGGCCGCCCCTTCCCCGAGGACCCCCTCGAGCAGCTGACCATGGCCATCCGCGCCGTCTTCGAGTCCTGGCACAACCCGCGGGCCGTCACCTACCGCCGCCACCACCGCATCCCCGACGACCTGGGCACCGCGGTGAACGTCCAGGCCATGGTCTTCGGCAACCTGGGGGCCGACTCGGGGACCGGCGTGGCCTTCACCCGTAACCCGGCCACGGGGGAGAAGCGCGTCTACGGCGAGTACCTGCTGAACGCCCAGGGCGAGGACGTCGTGGCCGGCCTGCGCACGCCCAAGCCCATCGCGGAGCTGGAGCGGGACCTGCCCGAAGCCTACCGCCAGCTCCTCGACGTGTGCGCCCTGCTGGAGCGGCACTACCGGGACGTGCAGGACATCGAGTTCACCATCGAGCGCGGCCGCCTCTACCTCCTGCAGACCCGCGCCGGCAAGCGCACCGCCCAGGCGGCGGTGCGCATCGCCGTGGACATGGTGCGCGAGGGGCTGATCTCCCGGGAGGAGGCCGTGCTGCGCGTCGACGCCCACGAGTTCGAGAAGATCCTCCACCGTCAGGTCGACCCCCACGCCCCCAGGCGGGTGCTGGCCCGCGGGCTGGCGGCCAGCCCGGGCGCGGCCCAGGGGGCGGTGGTCTTCGACGCCGACGTGGCTGCCGAACGCGGGCGGCGCGGGGAGCGGGTCATCCTGGTGCGGCAGGAGACCAACCCCAACGATGTCCACGGCATGCTCGTGGCCCAGGGCATCCTCACCGGCCGGGGCGGCATGACGAGCCACGCCGCCATCGTGGCCCGCGGCATCGGCACGCCGGCGGTGGTGGGGGCGGAAGCGCTACGCATCGACGAGGCCCGCGGGGAGTTCCGCGTCGACGGTACCGTGGTGCGCGAGGGGGACGTCATCACCATCGACGGCAACACCGGGGAGATCCTCCTGGGCGCGGTGCCGCTGGTCGACCCGCAGCTGGGCGGGGAGGTGGAGGAGTTCCTGCGCTACGCCGACGAGTTCCGCCGCCTGGGGGTGCGGGCCAACGCCGACTACCCGGAGGACGCGCGCAAGGCCCGCGAGTTCGGCGCCGAGGGGATCGGGCTGTGCCGCACCGAGTACATGTTCACCAAGGCCGAGCGGCAGCCCATCTACCTGCGCCTGATCATGGCCCGCACCAGCGAGGAGCGGCAGGCGGCCCTGGACCAGCTCCTGCCGCTGCAGCGGGAGGACTTCAAGGGCCTCTTCCGGGAGATGGCCGGGCGGCCGGTGATCATCCGCCTCTTTGACCCGCCGCTGCACGAATTCCTCCCGCCCCTGGAGCAGCTGGTGGAGGAGATCACCCGTATCGAGCTCACCGGACAGGAGTCGGCGTGGCTGCGCGACCAGCGCGAGCGCCTGGGGGTGCCCGCCGCCGACCCCGAGCGGCTGGAGCGCCTGCGGGCCCTGCGGCAGCGCGTCCAGGAGCTGCGCGAGGTCAACCCGATGCTCGGGTTGCGCGGGTGCCGGCTGGGCATCCTCTACCCTGAGATCAACGAGATGCAGGTGCGGGCCATCCTGCAGGCCGCCATCGAGTTGAAGCGGGACGAGGGGACGGACGTCATCCCCGAGATCATGATCCCGCTGGTCGGGCACCCCAACGAGCTGCGCGTGGTGCACCAGCAGTTGGCCGCCATCGCCGAGCGCCTGGTGCGGGAGTCGGGCGTTCCGGTGCGCTACCTGTTCGGCACGATGATCGAGCTGCCGCGGGCGGCGCTGGTGGCCGACCAGATCGCCGAGCTGGCCGAGTTCTTCTCCTACGGGACCAACGACCTGACCCAGACGGTCTTCGGCTTCTCCCGCGACGACGCCCAGGCCAAGTTCCTGGCCGCCTACATCGAGCGCGGCATCTTCACCGAGGACCCCTTCCAGGTCCTCGACCGCCAGGGGGTGGGCAAGCTCATGGAACTGGGGACACAGCTCGGCCGGCGCACCCGCCCCACCCTGGAGGTGGGGATCTGCGGGGAGCACGGCGGCGACCCGGCCTCGGTGGAGTTCTGCCACCAGATCGGGCTCGACTACGTCTCCTGCTCGCCCTTCCGCATCCCCATCGCGCGTCTCGCCGCGGCCCAGGCGGCCCTGCGGGAGCGGGTGGCGGTGGCCAGGGACGTCTGA
- the raiA gene encoding ribosome-associated translation inhibitor RaiA, with protein MPRPRQAEPLQVIVQGRHVEVTPDLRRYVERKLGRLRRHFDQITQAQVVLSHGRSSRGQGYRAEVTIWGDGVVLRGEQASADARASVDGVVDKLEKQVARVRSRLIRKRRIDAARTKQRRRAASEAARRGSPAELPPEVVRTKRFALKPMTVEEAMMQMELLGHDFFVFRRMETGEVNVLYRRRAGDYGLIAPE; from the coding sequence GTGCCCCGGCCCCGACAGGCTGAGCCGCTGCAGGTCATTGTCCAGGGGCGCCACGTCGAGGTGACGCCCGACCTCCGCCGCTACGTCGAGCGCAAGCTCGGGCGCCTGCGCCGCCACTTCGACCAGATCACCCAGGCCCAGGTGGTCCTCAGCCACGGGCGGTCCTCCCGGGGGCAGGGCTACCGGGCGGAGGTGACGATCTGGGGGGACGGCGTCGTGCTCCGCGGCGAGCAGGCCAGTGCGGATGCCCGGGCCTCGGTGGACGGGGTGGTGGACAAGCTGGAGAAGCAGGTGGCCAGGGTGCGCAGCCGGCTCATCCGCAAGCGCCGGATCGACGCCGCGCGCACCAAACAGCGCCGCCGCGCCGCCTCCGAGGCGGCGCGGCGCGGCTCGCCGGCGGAGCTGCCGCCCGAGGTCGTGCGCACCAAGCGGTTCGCCCTCAAGCCGATGACGGTCGAGGAGGCGATGATGCAGATGGAGCTGCTGGGCCACGACTTCTTCGTCTTCCGCCGGATGGAGACGGGCGAGGTCAACGTCCTCTACCGCCGCCGGGCGGGGGACTACGGCCTGATCGCGCCGGAATAG
- a CDS encoding cold shock domain-containing protein, whose translation MPYRGKVKWFNPEKGYGFIARDDGRDVFVHYSAIQMEGFRTLEEGQLVEFEIVEGARGPQASNVVRIME comes from the coding sequence ATGCCGTACCGCGGAAAGGTGAAGTGGTTCAACCCCGAAAAGGGGTATGGGTTCATCGCCCGTGACGACGGGCGGGACGTCTTCGTCCACTACTCCGCCATCCAGATGGAAGGTTTCCGCACCCTCGAGGAAGGCCAGCTCGTGGAGTTCGAGATCGTCGAGGGCGCGCGCGGCCCGCAGGCCTCCAACGTCGTCCGCATCATGGAGTGA
- the secA gene encoding preprotein translocase subunit SecA, producing MGLLQRLLGDASEREVRRLQPVVEAVNRLEAQYERLSDEALRAKTDEFRARLAAALADVPEDRRRAAAQAALDELLPEAFAAVREASKRTIGLRHFDVQLIGGAVLHSGKIAEMKTGEGKTLVATLPVYLNALLGRGVHVVTVNDYLSRRDAGWMGPIYHALGLSVAAIGHEFSGLYDPAYQDPHPHHDDRLNHFRPISRREAYHADITYGTNNEFGFDYLRDNMVLRLEDMVQRDLYYAIVDEVDFILIDEARTPLIISGMVEAPSDRYRQFAQIVRRLEPGVDYTVEEKLKNATLTDEGVAKVERLLGIDNLADPEHFDLMHHIHNALRAHACYHKDVEYVVKDGQVIIVDEFTGRLMFGRRYADGLHQAIEAKEGVKIERESQTLATITFQNYFRMYEKLAGMTGTAKTEEEELQKIYNLPVVVIPTHRPMIRQDLPDLVFKTERAKWKAVVEEIEHWHRQGRPVLVGTRSIEKNEHLSELLRRRGIPHQVLNAKHHEREAEIIAQAGRLGAVTIATNMAGRGVDIILGGNPPDPAEAERVRQLGGLHVIGTERHEARRIDNQLRGRAGRQGDPGSSRFYIALDDELMRIFGGERVAAWMDRLRIDEDTPIEHALVTRQIEAAQKKVEQYHFDVRKHVLEYDDVMNVQRKVIYAERRKVLQGQQLRENVVDMIERLMTDLVAAYCPKGVPRDEWDLEGLREAAAALAPPLAALPLDELRGTAEEVEERLVARALEAYEAKEREVGPEAMREIERLVLLQVIDRKWIDHLQRMDHLREGIGLRAYAQVSPLIEYQREGYDLFQAMLRDIQEEALRLLYRVQVEPGTPAPAPVRRRVPALVTNRPPDGGGSPAARPRPSGGGGGPGRKLGRNDPCWCGSGKKYKKCHGREA from the coding sequence ATGGGACTGTTGCAGCGGCTGCTGGGCGACGCCAGCGAGCGCGAGGTGCGCCGGCTGCAGCCGGTGGTGGAGGCCGTCAACCGGCTGGAGGCCCAGTACGAGCGCCTCTCCGACGAGGCGCTGCGGGCGAAGACCGACGAGTTCCGCGCCCGGCTGGCCGCGGCGCTGGCCGACGTGCCCGAGGACCGCCGCCGCGCCGCCGCCCAGGCTGCGCTGGACGAGCTCCTCCCCGAGGCCTTCGCCGCCGTGCGGGAGGCCAGCAAGCGCACCATCGGGCTGCGCCACTTCGACGTCCAGCTCATCGGCGGGGCGGTGCTGCACAGCGGCAAGATCGCCGAGATGAAGACCGGCGAGGGGAAGACCCTCGTGGCCACCCTGCCGGTCTACCTCAACGCGTTGCTCGGCCGCGGCGTGCACGTCGTCACCGTGAACGACTACCTCTCCCGCCGCGACGCCGGCTGGATGGGGCCCATCTACCACGCCCTGGGGCTCTCCGTGGCGGCCATCGGCCACGAGTTCAGCGGCCTCTACGACCCGGCCTACCAGGACCCCCACCCGCACCACGACGACCGCCTCAACCACTTCCGCCCCATCAGCCGGCGGGAGGCCTACCACGCCGACATCACCTACGGGACGAACAACGAGTTCGGCTTCGACTACCTGCGCGACAACATGGTGTTGCGCCTGGAGGACATGGTGCAGCGGGACCTCTACTACGCCATCGTTGACGAGGTGGACTTCATCCTCATCGACGAGGCGCGCACGCCGCTGATCATCTCGGGGATGGTGGAGGCCCCGTCGGACCGCTACCGGCAGTTCGCCCAGATCGTGCGCCGGCTGGAGCCGGGCGTCGATTACACCGTCGAGGAGAAGCTCAAGAACGCCACCCTCACCGACGAGGGGGTGGCCAAGGTCGAGCGCCTGCTCGGCATCGACAACCTGGCCGACCCGGAGCACTTCGACCTGATGCACCACATCCACAACGCGCTCAGGGCGCACGCCTGCTACCACAAGGACGTGGAGTACGTGGTCAAGGACGGCCAGGTGATCATCGTCGACGAGTTCACCGGCCGGCTGATGTTCGGCCGGCGCTACGCCGACGGGCTGCACCAGGCCATCGAGGCCAAGGAAGGGGTGAAGATCGAGCGGGAGAGCCAGACGCTGGCCACCATCACCTTCCAGAACTACTTCCGCATGTACGAGAAGCTCGCCGGCATGACCGGCACGGCCAAGACGGAGGAGGAGGAGCTCCAGAAGATCTACAACCTGCCGGTGGTGGTCATCCCCACCCACCGCCCGATGATCCGGCAGGACCTCCCCGACCTGGTCTTCAAGACCGAGCGGGCCAAGTGGAAAGCGGTGGTCGAGGAGATCGAGCACTGGCACCGCCAGGGGCGGCCGGTGCTGGTGGGGACGCGCTCCATCGAAAAGAACGAGCACCTCTCCGAGCTGCTGCGCCGGCGCGGCATCCCCCACCAGGTCCTCAACGCCAAGCACCACGAGCGCGAGGCGGAGATCATCGCCCAGGCCGGGCGGCTGGGGGCGGTGACCATCGCCACGAACATGGCCGGCCGCGGCGTGGACATCATCCTGGGGGGCAACCCCCCCGACCCCGCCGAGGCGGAGCGGGTGCGGCAGCTCGGGGGCCTGCACGTCATCGGCACGGAGCGGCACGAGGCCCGGCGGATCGACAACCAGCTGCGCGGCCGCGCCGGACGCCAGGGGGACCCGGGGAGCAGCCGCTTCTACATCGCCCTGGACGACGAGCTGATGCGCATCTTCGGCGGCGAGCGCGTGGCCGCCTGGATGGACCGGCTGCGCATCGACGAGGACACGCCCATCGAGCACGCCCTCGTCACCCGCCAGATCGAGGCCGCCCAGAAGAAGGTCGAGCAGTACCACTTCGACGTCCGCAAGCACGTGCTCGAGTACGACGACGTGATGAACGTGCAGCGGAAGGTCATCTACGCCGAGCGCCGCAAGGTGCTGCAGGGCCAGCAGCTGCGCGAGAACGTCGTCGACATGATCGAGCGCCTGATGACCGACCTGGTGGCCGCCTACTGCCCCAAGGGCGTCCCCCGGGACGAGTGGGACCTGGAGGGGCTGCGGGAGGCCGCGGCGGCGCTGGCCCCGCCGCTGGCCGCGCTTCCCCTCGACGAGCTGCGGGGAACGGCCGAGGAGGTGGAGGAGCGCCTGGTGGCGCGCGCCCTGGAGGCCTACGAGGCCAAGGAGCGCGAGGTGGGCCCCGAGGCGATGCGCGAGATCGAGCGCCTGGTGCTCCTGCAGGTCATCGACCGCAAGTGGATCGACCACCTCCAGCGGATGGACCACCTGCGCGAGGGGATCGGCCTGCGGGCCTACGCTCAGGTGAGCCCGCTCATCGAGTACCAGCGCGAGGGCTACGACCTCTTCCAGGCGATGCTGCGCGACATCCAGGAGGAAGCCCTGCGCCTCCTCTACCGGGTCCAGGTGGAGCCGGGCACGCCCGCCCCGGCCCCTGTGCGGCGCCGGGTGCCGGCCCTCGTCACCAACCGCCCGCCGGACGGCGGCGGCTCCCCGGCGGCGCGCCCCCGCCCCTCCGGCGGCGGCGGCGGGCCGGGGCGGAAGCTGGGGCGCAACGACCCCTGCTGGTGCGGCTCGGGCAAGAAGTACAAGAAGTGCCACGGCCGCGAGGCCTGA
- a CDS encoding glycine--tRNA ligase, translated as MPVPLDSLEKIANLAKRRGFVLPSAEIYGPLGGIYDFGPLGALFRQNLRAAWWERFVQQRPDVVPIESALITRREVLQASGHEESFTDPLVECVVCHQRFRADEAIPPARDHAHRLTEPRQFNLMFRTYVGSTEETGDLAYLRPETAQGMFVNFKAVAEVARLKIPFGIAQMGKSFRNEITHGKWLFRLREFEIAEIEYFVQPGTDAAWFDHWLEAWERFFLDLGIAPANLRRYEHPPESLAHYSKRTVDLQYRFPFDWSELAGVANRTDYDLSRHQQFSGRDLTYFDEATRTKYVPYVIEPTMGLERAMLAFLADAYREYPGGRAEHGEGETEVVLHLHPRLAPITAAVLPLVRKDGLPEIARELAGELRRYWFVQYDESGSIGRRYRRFDEIGTPWCITVDGQTRQDETVTVRDRDTMRQERVRMAELVPWIREHLAGAKAPAPAS; from the coding sequence ATGCCGGTCCCGCTCGACAGCCTGGAGAAGATCGCCAACCTGGCCAAGCGGCGGGGATTCGTCCTCCCCTCGGCGGAGATCTACGGGCCGCTCGGGGGGATCTACGACTTCGGGCCGCTCGGCGCGCTCTTCCGCCAGAACCTGCGCGCCGCCTGGTGGGAGCGCTTCGTCCAGCAGCGCCCCGACGTCGTCCCCATCGAGAGCGCCCTCATCACCCGCCGGGAGGTCCTGCAGGCCTCCGGGCACGAGGAGTCCTTCACCGACCCGCTGGTGGAGTGCGTCGTCTGCCACCAGCGCTTCCGCGCCGACGAGGCGATCCCCCCCGCCCGCGACCACGCGCACCGCCTGACCGAGCCGCGCCAGTTCAACCTGATGTTCCGCACCTACGTGGGCTCCACCGAGGAGACGGGGGACCTGGCTTACCTGCGCCCGGAGACGGCGCAGGGGATGTTCGTGAACTTCAAGGCGGTGGCCGAGGTGGCGCGCCTCAAGATCCCCTTCGGCATCGCCCAGATGGGGAAGAGCTTCCGCAACGAGATCACCCACGGGAAGTGGCTCTTCCGCCTGCGGGAGTTCGAGATCGCGGAGATCGAGTACTTCGTCCAGCCGGGCACCGACGCCGCCTGGTTCGACCACTGGCTGGAGGCGTGGGAGCGCTTCTTCCTCGACCTGGGGATCGCCCCGGCCAACCTGCGCCGCTACGAGCACCCGCCGGAGAGCCTGGCGCACTACTCCAAGCGCACGGTGGACCTGCAGTACCGCTTCCCCTTCGACTGGAGCGAGCTGGCGGGGGTGGCCAACCGCACCGACTACGACCTGAGCCGCCACCAGCAGTTCTCCGGGCGGGACCTCACCTACTTCGACGAGGCCACCCGCACCAAGTACGTCCCCTACGTCATCGAGCCGACCATGGGGCTGGAGCGTGCCATGCTCGCCTTCCTGGCCGACGCCTACCGGGAGTACCCCGGCGGGCGGGCGGAGCACGGGGAGGGGGAGACGGAGGTCGTGCTGCACCTCCACCCGCGCTTGGCGCCCATTACCGCCGCCGTCCTCCCGCTGGTGCGCAAGGACGGCCTGCCGGAGATCGCCCGGGAGCTCGCGGGCGAGCTCCGGCGGTACTGGTTCGTCCAGTACGACGAGAGCGGCTCCATCGGCCGGCGCTACCGGCGCTTCGACGAGATCGGCACGCCCTGGTGCATCACCGTGGACGGACAAACCCGCCAGGACGAGACGGTGACGGTGCGGGACCGGGACACCATGCGCCAGGAGCGCGTCCGCATGGCGGAGCTCGTCCCGTGGATCCGGGAGCACCTGGCCGGGGCGAAGGCGCCGGCCCCCGCGTCGTGA